The following proteins come from a genomic window of Ictalurus furcatus strain D&B chromosome 14, Billie_1.0, whole genome shotgun sequence:
- the sigirr gene encoding single Ig IL-1-related receptor → MGHMSLFLWLIWIQFALMSGEPLCSRTLRFVPSSTETDVWGHQGSTVELNCTVLINYSNKSESECKAHLHWSKDGESLPSPGSFTQNTSQWFTDEDQLMMSSVLTVNLKEESNFGRYSCEIWNSSTTFRLQSTIFPSHTGAVLASLVLFIMLVLAVFVYSKCHLNFKLWYKNSYGDYEINDGKIYDAYISYIDDENDRKFVNFILKPHLENKYGHKLLLNNTNILPGTEPSAELLMNISRCRRLIVVLSQAYVQQEWCTTNFRQGLFHLLELSEKPIFIVFQSQQKHVSADIITQLGNHQARITTLIWGAHSIAPSSGFWKALALAMPRKVVFNSELPGDPQTLLQGDRDPMLTMQPDYLDCRPDPDPAGDLGLRFPIYKAMSRDQVLPPASHPVTEANTSEIDVSDLGSRSYAARTDFYCLVTDDI, encoded by the exons ATGGGACACATGAGTCTGTTCCTGTGGTTAATATGGATCCAGTTCGCACTCATGAGCGGAG AGCCTCTTTGTAGCAGAACCCTGCGATTTGTGCCCAGCAGCACTGAGACAGATGTGTGGGGACACCAAGGCTCCACTGTTGAACTGAACTGCACAGTTCTGATAAACTACAGCAACAAGAGTGAGTCTGAATGTAAGGCCCATCTGCATTGGAGCAAAGATGGAGAATCTCTCCCCAGCCCTGGTTCCTTCACCCAGAACACCTCCCAGTG GTTTACAGATGAAGACCAGCTGATGATGAGCAGTGTTCTGACTGTGAACCTGAAGGAAGAATCCAATTTTGGTCGCTACTCATGTGAAATATGGAACAGTTCAACTACCTTCAGGCTTCAAAGCACCA TCTTCCCCAGTCACACAGGGGCAGTGTTGGCATCCCTGGTTTTGTTCATAATGTTAGTCttggctgtgtttgtgtattcaaAATGCCACCTCAACTTCAAACTCTGGTATAAAAACTCATATGGAGATTATGAAATCAATG ATGGCAAAATTTATGACGCCTACATTTCTTACATAGACGATGAGAATGACCGGAAGTTTGTAAATTTTATTCTGAAACCTCACCTGGAGAATAAGTATGGGCACAAGTTACTGCTTAACAACACAAACATCCTCCCTGGAACAG AGCCATCTGCAGAATTGCTTATGAACATAAGTCGCTGTCGGCGGCTCATCGTCGTGCTGTCACAGGCCTATGTACAGCAGGAGTGGTGCACTACCAACTTCAG ACAGGGCTTATTTCATCTGCTGGAGCTATCAGAGAAGCCCATCTTCATCGTCTTTCAGTCTCAACAGAAGCATGTGAGTGCAGACATCATCACGCAACTAGGAAATCACCAGGCACGAATCACGACTCTCATCTGGGGAGCACATTCCATT GCCCCATCATCTGGATTTTGGAAGGCACTAGCCTTGGCCATGCCCCGTAAAGTGGTGTTCAACAGTGAGTTGCCAGGAGACCCTCAGACTCTGCTCCAGGGGGATAGGGACCCAATGCTCACCATGCAGCCAGACTACCTGGACTGCAGACCCGATCCAGACCCTGCAGGAGATCTGG GCTTACGGTTCCCCATCTATAAAGCAATGTCCAGGGACCAAGTTCTCCCACCAGCATCTCATCCAGTGACTGAAGCCAACACGTCTGAGATCGATGTATCTGACCTGGGCTCCAGGAGCTACGCTGCCCGAACAGATTTTTATTGTCTGGTTACTGATGATATTTga